In Zhaonella formicivorans, one DNA window encodes the following:
- a CDS encoding aminotransferase class I/II-fold pyridoxal phosphate-dependent enzyme, which translates to MGDNKKNSSAEKFATKLIHFGGEIDPSTGAASVPLYQASTFHHFSLADPPRYDYTRSGNPTRQALEDYIAFLEGGVEGFAFASGMAAISTAFLLLSSGDHVIVTEDVYGGTYRLLTTILNRLNIESTFVDMTDLEKVVAAKKPNTKAVFMETPSNPTLKITDIKAVTAWAEANGLITMLDNTFMTPYLQRPIELGVDIVLHSATKFLSGHSDLLAGLAVARTEDLAQRLKHLQNSLGNVLGVQDSWLLMRGIKTLKARMDQAEKSARRLADWLSKHPSVVKVYYPGLPNHPRREIHEQQSLGYGAVVSFDVGSGQAARRLLQKAKIPLVAVSLGAVESILSYPALMSHAAMPREVRMERGISDGLLRFSVGLEDIEDIIKDLEQALQ; encoded by the coding sequence ATGGGTGACAATAAAAAAAATAGCAGCGCCGAAAAATTTGCTACTAAACTAATTCATTTTGGCGGGGAAATCGATCCCAGCACCGGCGCCGCCAGTGTGCCTTTATACCAGGCTTCAACGTTCCATCATTTTTCCCTGGCGGACCCTCCCCGGTACGACTATACCCGTTCCGGCAACCCCACCCGCCAGGCATTGGAGGACTATATTGCCTTCCTTGAAGGAGGGGTAGAAGGCTTTGCCTTTGCCTCCGGCATGGCGGCCATTTCCACCGCATTTCTGCTTTTATCCAGCGGCGATCATGTCATTGTCACAGAGGATGTCTACGGAGGTACCTACCGGCTCTTGACAACCATTCTCAACCGGCTGAATATTGAATCCACCTTTGTAGATATGACCGATCTGGAAAAGGTAGTGGCCGCAAAAAAGCCTAATACGAAAGCGGTCTTCATGGAAACTCCTTCCAACCCTACCCTGAAAATTACGGATATCAAGGCGGTAACTGCATGGGCTGAAGCCAACGGCCTGATTACCATGCTGGATAATACTTTCATGACGCCATATCTGCAGCGTCCCATTGAGTTGGGAGTGGATATCGTCTTACACAGCGCCACAAAGTTTCTGTCCGGACACAGCGATCTGCTGGCGGGGCTGGCGGTAGCAAGAACCGAAGACCTGGCCCAAAGGCTAAAACATCTGCAAAATTCCTTAGGAAATGTACTGGGGGTCCAGGATTCCTGGCTTTTGATGCGGGGCATAAAAACTTTAAAAGCCCGTATGGACCAAGCGGAAAAATCAGCCCGGAGGCTTGCCGATTGGCTCTCCAAGCACCCGTCAGTTGTGAAAGTATACTATCCTGGCTTACCCAATCATCCCCGGAGAGAGATTCACGAACAACAGTCGCTGGGCTACGGGGCTGTAGTTTCTTTTGACGTGGGAAGCGGCCAAGCTGCCCGCCGGCTGCTGCAGAAAGCAAAAATTCCCTTGGTGGCGGTTAGTTTGGGAGCGGTGGAAAGCATCCTCTCTTACCCGGCCCTGATGTCCCATGCTGCCATGCCCCGGGAAGTACGTATGGAAAGAGGGATTAGCGACGGTCTGCTGCGCTTTTCCGTAGGGCTGGAAGATATAGAAGATATCATCAAGGATTTGGAACAGGCTTTACAATAG
- a CDS encoding lysoplasmalogenase family protein, whose product MNNVQRRVLSTFLPLTVLILILDNIYPCSNAVYYVKYTTTVSLFLTAFALRKKYPEQILMTTAVFFVAAADFFFVFSRTMPELNVNREVAGTLFFLLAYLTLIYAWQKKIRQNRNEILAALVVTTIYTPSFLKLYPHIGWTLLPGAAFFGLVLCYLAWTALCTVFRGYFLPRASYCIALAGLLMLISDLGVAHAVFNPAFAGRFVPWLSNFIWATYVPAWTLVVCLIAEDKLK is encoded by the coding sequence ATGAACAACGTGCAGCGGCGCGTGCTGTCAACATTCTTACCCCTTACAGTCCTGATTTTAATCCTGGATAATATCTACCCTTGCTCTAATGCCGTATACTACGTCAAATACACCACCACGGTCAGCCTTTTTTTAACTGCTTTCGCCCTCAGGAAAAAATACCCTGAACAGATACTGATGACAACAGCTGTTTTTTTCGTGGCGGCAGCCGACTTTTTCTTTGTATTTTCCAGGACTATGCCTGAACTTAATGTCAACAGGGAAGTGGCAGGCACATTGTTTTTCCTGCTGGCTTATTTGACATTGATTTATGCATGGCAAAAAAAAATCAGGCAAAACAGAAATGAAATACTGGCAGCGCTGGTGGTAACGACTATTTATACTCCTTCTTTTCTCAAACTTTACCCCCATATTGGCTGGACGCTGCTTCCCGGGGCAGCCTTTTTTGGCCTGGTGCTGTGTTATCTGGCCTGGACTGCATTATGCACTGTATTCAGGGGTTATTTCCTCCCAAGAGCTTCCTACTGCATTGCGCTGGCAGGGCTTTTGATGTTAATCAGCGATCTGGGGGTTGCCCATGCCGTTTTCAACCCGGCATTTGCGGGGCGGTTCGTGCCCTGGCTGTCCAACTTTATCTGGGCCACCTACGTCCCCGCCTGGACATTGGTTGTCTGCCTGATTGCCGAAGACAAACTGAAATAA
- a CDS encoding CpXC domain-containing protein, producing the protein MYKVKGRTKTDRRCNCPSCKRQVLIHCAREVQYSVYSCPKCGYVEKLYNPLLYADAGLRA; encoded by the coding sequence ATGTATAAAGTTAAAGGGAGGACAAAAACAGACCGGAGATGCAATTGCCCGTCATGCAAAAGGCAGGTGCTCATCCATTGTGCCAGGGAAGTGCAGTATTCAGTTTACAGCTGTCCCAAATGCGGCTATGTGGAAAAATTATATAATCCGCTTCTTTACGCGGATGCCGGCTTAAGAGCTTAA
- a CDS encoding ATP-binding protein, translated as MQDFSKADFTLLAGRLTLFRRILNDEAVQAMLDLTRQSAENDKLTAYSRLFFTLALAAEQDEHFLADGWKNHLLNLILWDENPFSRQAGGWARKISSGVKNAALHDLQCLHRLYHWKFPGREGLGLEVPGWEALLGPALPKRRAVCLDFRQKFERPKLSPEDLNQCLELLSAHYAREGIGIFGRYRVLRWDGEQKQLIGVSAPDPIGLSDLIGYERERAQVLENTEIFLAGLPANNVLLYGDRGTGKSSTVKALVNSCGSRGLRLLEVTKQDLADLPLILRHIKDYALYFILFIDDLSFEDYEVEYKALKAVLEGGVEVRPKNVLIYATSNRRNLVRESFKERQQDEVHPADTMQEKLSLGDRFGLTVTFIAPDQKQYLKIVEGLAQKRGLSVSLPELQRQAIQWELRHSGRSGRVARQFVDYLEGKLRGETIKTGEGQH; from the coding sequence ATGCAGGACTTTAGCAAAGCCGATTTTACTTTGCTGGCGGGTAGGCTGACTTTATTCAGGAGGATATTAAATGACGAAGCAGTCCAGGCAATGCTGGACTTAACCCGGCAAAGCGCTGAAAACGACAAATTGACCGCCTACAGCAGGCTATTTTTCACTTTGGCTTTGGCGGCAGAGCAGGATGAACACTTTCTGGCCGATGGCTGGAAAAACCATTTGCTAAATTTAATACTGTGGGATGAAAACCCTTTCAGCAGGCAGGCCGGGGGCTGGGCAAGGAAGATCAGCTCCGGGGTGAAAAATGCCGCTTTACACGATTTGCAGTGTTTACACCGCCTTTACCATTGGAAATTTCCCGGCAGGGAGGGCTTGGGATTAGAAGTCCCCGGCTGGGAAGCTCTGCTGGGCCCCGCTCTGCCAAAACGCCGGGCCGTATGCCTTGACTTCAGGCAAAAATTTGAACGGCCAAAGCTTTCTCCAGAAGATTTGAACCAGTGTTTGGAGCTGCTTAGTGCTCATTATGCCAGGGAAGGCATAGGGATTTTTGGCAGGTACCGGGTTCTGCGCTGGGATGGGGAACAAAAGCAGCTGATCGGTGTAAGTGCTCCGGACCCCATCGGGCTTTCTGACTTAATCGGTTATGAGCGGGAAAGGGCCCAGGTGCTGGAGAATACGGAGATTTTTTTGGCGGGCTTACCGGCCAACAATGTGCTGCTATATGGTGACCGCGGGACAGGAAAGTCGTCCACGGTCAAAGCACTGGTGAATTCTTGCGGCAGCCGGGGTTTAAGGCTTTTGGAGGTGACAAAACAGGATCTGGCGGACCTGCCGCTTATTTTACGGCACATCAAGGATTATGCCCTTTATTTTATCCTGTTTATTGACGACCTGTCCTTTGAGGACTACGAGGTGGAGTATAAGGCGCTGAAAGCTGTGCTGGAGGGGGGAGTGGAAGTCAGGCCGAAAAATGTGTTGATCTATGCCACATCCAACCGCCGCAACCTGGTTCGGGAAAGTTTTAAAGAACGGCAGCAGGATGAAGTACATCCTGCAGATACCATGCAGGAAAAACTTTCTTTAGGCGACCGCTTTGGCTTAACGGTGACTTTCATTGCTCCTGACCAAAAGCAATATTTAAAAATTGTGGAGGGCTTAGCCCAAAAGAGGGGCCTAAGTGTTAGTCTGCCTGAATTACAGCGGCAAGCAATCCAGTGGGAACTGCGGCACAGCGGACGTTCCGGCAGGGTGGCCAGGCAGTTTGTAGACTATCTGGAAGGGAAGCTGAGGGGCGAAACTATTAAAACCGGAGAAGGGCAGCATTAA
- a CDS encoding ferritin-like domain-containing protein produces MSYYGWEPPYNQWNSHYPGPERPRQFKNRQQFMMDLERGLHGEAEAIAFYTSLLRMAPDDLARRNIRHALEDERKHYRQFSELYRQLTGMSPEVPIPPPAVIPDYRKGLIEAFEDELEAAELYRGMYLNALTRAVRDLMFEIMTDEMEHADRFALLYAATKEDLEEEEKED; encoded by the coding sequence ATGTCCTATTATGGTTGGGAACCGCCTTATAACCAGTGGAACAGCCATTACCCTGGTCCTGAGCGGCCCCGTCAATTTAAAAACCGGCAGCAATTTATGATGGATTTGGAAAGAGGTCTCCACGGCGAAGCGGAAGCAATTGCCTTTTATACTAGTTTACTCAGGATGGCCCCCGATGATTTGGCCAGACGAAATATTCGCCATGCTTTGGAGGACGAACGCAAGCACTATAGGCAGTTTTCGGAACTTTACCGCCAGCTGACAGGCATGTCGCCGGAGGTGCCAATACCTCCCCCTGCAGTCATACCCGACTACCGGAAAGGTTTAATCGAAGCTTTTGAAGATGAGCTGGAAGCTGCCGAACTCTACCGCGGCATGTACCTCAACGCCCTGACCAGGGCGGTGCGGGACCTGATGTTTGAAATTATGACCGATGAAATGGAGCATGCCGACCGCTTTGCTCTTCTTTATGCAGCAACTAAGGAGGATTTAGAGGAAGAAGAAAAGGAGGATTAG
- a CDS encoding rubredoxin-like domain-containing protein yields MNFKCSNCGYRLTADAPPETCPYCNSKCSFVDDSCYTPECGLAEKK; encoded by the coding sequence TTGAACTTTAAATGCTCTAACTGCGGATATAGGCTTACAGCCGATGCTCCGCCGGAAACCTGTCCTTACTGCAATTCAAAATGTTCCTTTGTTGACGACTCCTGCTATACCCCGGAATGCGGTTTGGCGGAAAAAAAGTAA
- the metA gene encoding homoserine O-acetyltransferase MetA, translating into MPIKIPDNLPAKEILNNENIFIMDESIAFHQDIRPLQIAILNLMPTKETTETQLLRLLANTPLQVEFVLLHPKSHTCKNTSPEHLQMFYKTFDDIKNEKFDGMIITGAPVEHLDFSEVDYWKELQQILDWTWDNVTSTLHICWAAQAGLHHHYGIPKYMLNKKVFGVFPHTVTKKNVKLLRGFDDVFYVPHSRYTEVRREDIEKVDALEILSESEESGIYIVSAKNGKQIFVTGHSEYDPLTLKYEYDRDINKGIDIAIPKNYFPNDDPSQYPLARWRAHANLLFSNWLNYYVYQETPYDWAKQSPPPQKL; encoded by the coding sequence ATGCCGATCAAAATTCCTGACAATCTTCCTGCCAAAGAGATTTTAAATAACGAGAATATCTTCATTATGGATGAAAGCATCGCCTTTCACCAGGATATTCGTCCGCTTCAAATTGCCATTTTAAACTTAATGCCCACTAAAGAAACGACGGAAACCCAGCTTTTGCGCCTGCTGGCCAACACTCCTTTGCAGGTGGAATTTGTATTGTTGCACCCTAAATCCCATACTTGCAAGAATACATCACCTGAACATCTGCAGATGTTCTATAAGACTTTTGACGATATTAAAAATGAAAAATTTGACGGCATGATTATTACCGGAGCCCCTGTTGAGCATCTGGATTTTTCTGAAGTCGACTACTGGAAAGAACTGCAGCAAATTTTAGACTGGACATGGGACAATGTAACGTCCACCCTGCATATATGCTGGGCAGCTCAGGCCGGGCTGCACCATCATTACGGCATTCCTAAATATATGCTGAACAAAAAAGTATTTGGCGTTTTTCCCCATACCGTAACCAAAAAGAATGTCAAACTGCTGCGGGGTTTCGATGACGTGTTTTATGTACCCCACTCCCGTTACACCGAGGTCCGGCGGGAGGATATTGAAAAAGTGGATGCTCTGGAAATCCTTTCCGAATCGGAGGAATCCGGTATCTATATTGTCAGCGCCAAAAACGGAAAACAAATATTCGTTACGGGCCATTCGGAATATGACCCCTTGACATTGAAGTATGAATACGATCGGGACATCAACAAGGGAATTGACATTGCCATTCCTAAAAATTATTTTCCCAATGATGACCCGTCCCAGTACCCATTGGCCCGCTGGAGAGCCCATGCCAACTTGCTGTTTTCCAACTGGCTTAACTACTATGTCTATCAGGAGACTCCTTATGACTGGGCCAAGCAAAGCCCCCCGCCCCAGAAGCTGTAA
- a CDS encoding MATE family efflux transporter codes for MKNTDHAKQLGEEKTYKLLFKFSMPAIVGMLVNALYNVVDRIFIGNGVGSLGIAGITVSFPFMIILMAFGMLVGIGSTSLISIKLGEGKRAEAEAVLGNGMVLLIGISLCLSALGLLFLDPVMHLLGASASVLPYAKEYMSIILWGAVFQAVGFGMNNFIRAEGNPRIAMLTMLIGAVLNTILDPLFIFVFGWGIRGAALATILSQAVSAAWVLQYFLGGRSLLKIRRKNLQLKVATVGKILAIGSAPFAMQLAASVVTTILNNSLSIYGGDLAISAMGIVNSIAMLILMPIFGINQGAQPIIGYNYGAQKFDRVKHTVILAMAVATCIVCMGFILVMLIPQQLIAFFNREDQELIRLGAHALQVFLILLPIIGFQIVGANYFQAVGKPKHAMFLSLSRQVIVLIPAVLVLPRFFQFDGILMAGPVSDLVSSILTGIFVYKELNSLDKKQRQRYELQMQAE; via the coding sequence ATGAAAAATACGGATCATGCAAAACAGCTGGGGGAAGAAAAAACTTACAAGCTGCTTTTTAAATTTTCCATGCCGGCAATTGTGGGTATGCTGGTAAATGCCTTATACAACGTGGTGGACAGGATTTTTATCGGGAATGGCGTTGGTTCTTTGGGCATAGCCGGCATTACCGTCAGTTTTCCTTTCATGATTATCCTGATGGCTTTTGGTATGCTGGTGGGCATTGGGTCCACTTCCTTGATTTCCATCAAACTGGGTGAAGGGAAAAGGGCGGAAGCTGAAGCAGTACTGGGAAACGGAATGGTGCTTTTAATCGGCATCTCACTTTGCCTGTCTGCCCTGGGGTTGCTTTTTCTGGATCCAGTAATGCATCTCCTGGGAGCAAGCGCTTCGGTCTTGCCTTACGCAAAGGAATACATGAGTATAATCCTGTGGGGAGCGGTTTTCCAGGCAGTTGGTTTTGGGATGAATAATTTTATCCGGGCCGAAGGAAACCCCCGAATTGCCATGCTGACCATGCTGATTGGCGCTGTGCTGAATACAATTTTAGACCCGCTGTTTATTTTTGTCTTTGGCTGGGGTATCCGTGGTGCGGCTCTGGCAACTATTTTGTCCCAGGCAGTATCGGCTGCATGGGTGCTGCAATATTTCCTCGGCGGGCGGAGCCTGCTGAAAATTCGGCGTAAAAATTTGCAGCTCAAGGTTGCTACGGTGGGAAAAATTTTAGCCATTGGTTCCGCCCCATTTGCCATGCAGTTGGCTGCCAGCGTAGTGACTACAATCCTGAATAACAGTTTAAGCATTTACGGCGGGGATTTGGCTATTTCTGCCATGGGCATCGTGAACAGCATTGCGATGCTGATCTTAATGCCTATCTTTGGCATTAACCAAGGCGCCCAGCCCATTATCGGCTACAATTACGGGGCACAAAAATTTGACCGCGTGAAGCATACCGTAATATTGGCTATGGCGGTTGCAACATGTATTGTTTGCATGGGTTTTATCTTGGTGATGTTAATTCCACAGCAGCTCATTGCCTTCTTTAACCGGGAGGACCAGGAGTTAATTCGGCTTGGAGCCCATGCGCTGCAAGTATTTCTAATTCTCCTGCCTATCATCGGCTTTCAGATTGTGGGAGCCAACTATTTTCAGGCTGTGGGCAAGCCAAAGCACGCTATGTTTTTAAGCCTGTCCCGGCAGGTGATTGTTTTAATTCCGGCAGTCTTAGTTTTGCCGAGGTTTTTTCAGTTTGACGGGATTCTAATGGCCGGTCCGGTCTCTGATTTAGTTTCCTCTATTCTTACCGGAATATTTGTGTATAAAGAATTGAACAGCTTGGACAAAAAGCAGCGGCAAAGATATGAACTGCAGATGCAGGCAGAATAA
- a CDS encoding MarR family winged helix-turn-helix transcriptional regulator: MEQTGALDIVAEQLFEIAGVLHRDIFKRKDGHGEFEKAGQAAVLFALEKEGKKQMSELGRLLCVSKPNITFLVNRLAEEGLIARCEDESDRRVIKVEITAKGKEYIENKKQQLLERIKMRIAGLEESDLAELHASLAKILAIFGKIKKES, from the coding sequence ATGGAACAAACAGGCGCTCTTGACATAGTCGCGGAACAGCTTTTCGAAATTGCTGGGGTTTTGCATCGGGATATATTTAAAAGGAAGGATGGACACGGTGAGTTTGAGAAAGCCGGTCAGGCTGCAGTGCTGTTTGCCCTGGAAAAAGAGGGGAAAAAACAAATGTCCGAATTAGGCAGGTTGCTATGTGTATCCAAACCTAACATCACCTTTTTAGTTAACCGCCTGGCTGAAGAAGGTTTGATTGCAAGATGTGAAGATGAATCAGACCGGCGGGTGATCAAGGTGGAGATAACGGCCAAAGGCAAGGAATATATTGAAAATAAAAAGCAGCAGCTGCTGGAAAGAATTAAAATGCGGATTGCCGGTTTGGAGGAGTCCGATTTAGCAGAGTTGCATGCTTCCTTGGCTAAAATCTTGGCTATTTTTGGAAAAATAAAAAAGGAGTCATAG
- a CDS encoding PucR family transcriptional regulator → MNLLTVGDALQLFGPSSVEMLAGETGLNNVITGVTLIETPDVVNWVKAGEVLLTTGYIFKENPEELAVLIRSLHEKNAAALGIKLKRYIMELPAAVPATANELSFPLFSIKEGSLSDIMARLYDKISQSGGHVAPGEDVEVKLKNDLVKRLLFGDFQAEKERIRQTADYLQIDKANEKAVFLVANTGKEITPGNSRQDPKKIFADVTGSDLVISNSSNELIGIIQAGKRLPAAKEAALQLAAALKKTLEKIFPQTGFALGISRFYQQLDDLHTCMLEARKALDIGSTVWPEKKIFHYSDIGFYRIIANQTQHDELETFYKDFLEPLVLHDGQYGAELVPTLEMFLELNGNNSLTAQKLFVHYNTVKYRLAQIEEILNVDLSSAEDRFNLQAALKIRKLLGT, encoded by the coding sequence ATGAACCTATTAACTGTCGGAGACGCTCTGCAGCTGTTTGGGCCGTCATCCGTAGAAATGCTGGCCGGGGAAACAGGCTTAAACAATGTTATTACGGGTGTTACCTTAATTGAAACCCCTGATGTGGTTAACTGGGTTAAGGCAGGTGAAGTGCTTTTAACAACCGGATATATCTTTAAAGAAAATCCCGAGGAACTGGCTGTTTTAATCCGTTCCCTGCATGAAAAAAACGCAGCTGCCCTTGGGATCAAATTAAAAAGGTATATTATGGAGTTGCCGGCTGCAGTGCCGGCAACTGCTAATGAACTGTCTTTTCCATTGTTTAGCATCAAAGAAGGCTCTCTGTCCGACATCATGGCCAGGCTGTACGACAAAATCTCCCAGTCCGGGGGCCACGTCGCACCAGGGGAGGATGTGGAAGTAAAGCTGAAAAACGACTTGGTCAAGCGGCTGCTCTTTGGCGACTTTCAGGCGGAAAAGGAACGGATCCGGCAAACCGCCGATTACCTTCAGATCGACAAAGCCAACGAGAAGGCAGTGTTCCTTGTGGCCAACACCGGCAAAGAAATAACGCCCGGCAATTCCCGGCAAGACCCTAAAAAGATCTTTGCAGACGTTACGGGCTCGGACCTGGTAATCAGCAATTCCAGCAATGAGTTAATCGGCATTATCCAAGCCGGGAAACGGCTTCCGGCAGCAAAGGAAGCGGCCCTGCAGCTGGCGGCAGCATTGAAAAAAACTCTGGAAAAAATTTTCCCACAAACCGGCTTTGCTCTGGGCATAAGCCGCTTTTACCAGCAGCTCGACGATTTGCATACCTGCATGCTGGAAGCCAGAAAAGCCCTTGATATAGGTTCCACCGTCTGGCCGGAGAAAAAAATCTTTCACTACAGCGACATAGGTTTCTACAGGATTATTGCCAACCAGACACAGCACGATGAGCTGGAAACTTTTTACAAGGACTTCCTGGAGCCCCTGGTCTTACATGATGGGCAATACGGCGCCGAACTGGTCCCGACTTTGGAAATGTTTTTGGAGCTTAACGGCAATAACTCCTTAACGGCACAAAAACTTTTCGTGCACTATAACACTGTGAAATACAGGCTGGCTCAGATTGAAGAGATCCTCAACGTTGATCTAAGCTCAGCGGAAGACCGTTTTAACCTGCAGGCAGCCTTAAAGATCCGGAAACTCTTGGGCACATAG
- a CDS encoding (2Fe-2S)-binding protein, with protein sequence MSEVSIKFTVNGTEVELNAPVEMTLLDLLREKLDLTGTKRGCGIGECGACTVILNGKAVNSCLVLAPQVNGGQVLTVEGLAQDGLDKLQQAFIDNHAIQCGFCTPGMLMSAKALLMVNPNPTREEIREAISGNLCRCTGYISIVKAIEAAAGK encoded by the coding sequence ATGAGTGAGGTTTCAATCAAGTTTACAGTTAACGGCACAGAGGTAGAGTTAAACGCACCTGTTGAGATGACCCTTTTGGACCTGCTGCGGGAAAAATTAGACTTAACGGGGACCAAAAGAGGATGCGGCATTGGGGAATGCGGGGCCTGCACTGTCATTCTAAATGGCAAGGCAGTCAATTCATGTTTGGTGCTGGCTCCCCAGGTTAACGGCGGACAAGTTTTGACTGTGGAAGGGTTAGCGCAAGATGGCCTCGACAAGTTGCAGCAGGCTTTTATTGACAACCATGCCATTCAATGCGGTTTCTGTACTCCCGGCATGTTGATGAGTGCCAAGGCACTTTTAATGGTTAACCCCAACCCGACCAGAGAGGAAATAAGGGAAGCCATCTCCGGCAACCTTTGCAGGTGTACAGGCTATATCTCCATTGTCAAGGCGATTGAAGCCGCTGCGGGAAAATAG
- a CDS encoding FAD binding domain-containing protein, protein MVLTFLQPATIAEACFLLAKHGQQAKILAGGTDLLVDMRNGHIKPQVLIDLTRVQELGEIAESEGAISIGSTVTFADLALSKLIQTKLPVLAQAAKVVGSPQIRNRGTIGGNIANASPAADVVPVLVALEGVAVVAKAGGVKEVPLEELITGPYRTALACDELISGVKVKVPQPGTGMSFAKVGRRNSLAISRLNGVCLLKSEGRIIRRVRLVLGSATPTPARFKKVEEYLVGENASAEVFREAGKIAAEYVQQVTGRRASSAYKLPVVENLTTRLLQEAWEKGGSVNE, encoded by the coding sequence ATGGTACTTACTTTTTTACAACCTGCCACAATTGCTGAAGCCTGCTTTCTGCTAGCAAAACATGGGCAACAAGCTAAAATCTTGGCAGGGGGAACGGACCTGCTGGTGGATATGAGGAACGGGCACATTAAGCCGCAGGTGCTCATCGATCTGACCAGGGTGCAGGAGCTCGGGGAGATCGCGGAAAGCGAAGGGGCGATTAGCATTGGCTCAACCGTTACATTTGCAGACTTGGCTCTCTCCAAGCTGATTCAAACCAAGCTTCCGGTGCTGGCCCAGGCAGCAAAAGTTGTAGGTTCGCCCCAGATCCGCAACAGGGGGACGATAGGCGGAAATATTGCCAACGCCAGCCCCGCCGCCGATGTTGTCCCCGTGCTTGTAGCTCTAGAAGGGGTGGCTGTAGTGGCAAAAGCGGGCGGAGTTAAGGAAGTTCCTTTGGAGGAGCTGATCACGGGCCCGTACCGGACGGCATTGGCTTGCGACGAACTTATTTCCGGTGTCAAGGTGAAGGTCCCCCAGCCGGGAACCGGTATGTCCTTTGCAAAAGTAGGCAGACGCAACTCCCTGGCCATTTCCCGTTTAAACGGGGTTTGCCTGCTGAAAAGTGAAGGCCGAATTATCCGCCGGGTCCGTCTGGTGCTGGGGTCGGCCACTCCAACTCCGGCTAGGTTTAAAAAGGTGGAAGAATATTTGGTAGGCGAAAATGCTTCCGCTGAAGTGTTTCGGGAAGCAGGAAAAATAGCCGCTGAATATGTGCAACAGGTTACGGGGCGCAGAGCATCCAGCGCCTATAAACTGCCGGTGGTGGAGAATTTGACGACAAGGCTCTTGCAGGAAGCCTGGGAGAAAGGTGGTTCCGTTAATGAGTGA